In Harmonia axyridis chromosome 6, icHarAxyr1.1, whole genome shotgun sequence, a single window of DNA contains:
- the LOC123682563 gene encoding protein yellow yields the protein MRSVLLLLGVFCIQAYADLDVKFQWNLLDFEFPSDNHRKYAVEHKDFIQENNLPLGLEVYENKLFITVPRWKSGVAASLAYVDITDSNKSPKLRPYPNWPAHNIRGSTVPEIVSPFRVKADQCDRLWVLDTGTSDLLGDTKILAQPRISVYNLKNDTLIRQYVIPKDQLKEESFLANIVVEVVNCEDTFAYIGDLGKAALIVYSWKNNTSWKIAHNYFNVDPLAGDLNVSGIALKWDDAIFGLALTPPKENGFSTLYFHPLLSYNEFSVSTEILRDPELAKNSYQNFTLLGSRGPKSQSTASFFHSKTSVLFYGLINLNAIDCWNTTVPYTMENQGRVYQNDVTMVFPNDIKVDANDNLWVLSDRLPIFMYQKLDDQDVNFRILTAPVSEAVEGTVCDTQQSVVMDRFKPSVAVSTNVESATQKDSAPGASTTIYSSLTLLFISLIFLVKV from the exons ATGAGGTCAGTCTTGCTGTTGCTGGGCGTATTCTGCATACAAGCTTATGCAGATCTAGATGTTAAATTTCAATGGAATCTATTAGATTTCGAGTTCCCATCAGATAATCATAGGAAGTATGCTGTGGAACATAAGGATTTTATACAAGAGAACAATCTACCGCTGGGTTTGGAAGTTTACGAAAATAAGCTTTTTATCACGGTTCCCAGATGGAAATCTGGAGTAGCAGCCTCTCTAGCATACGTTGACATAAcag attcgaATAAATCTCCAAAGCTACGTCCCTATCCAAACTGGCCAGCTCACAACATCAGAGGATCAACAGTACCAGAAATAGTATCACCCTTCAGAGTAAAGGCCGACCAATGCGACCGTCTCTGGGTTCTCGACACAGGCACTTCAGATCTTCTAGGAGACACCAAAATCCTAGCCCAACCAAGAATCTCTGTCTACAACCTCAAAAACGACACCTTGATCCGACAATACGTCATACCTAAGGACCAACTGAAAGAAGAGAGCTTCCTCGCTAACATAGTGGTCGAGGTAGTTAACTGTGAAGATACCTTCGCCTACATTGGTGACCTTGGAAAGGCCGCTCTTATTGTTTACTCCTGGAAGAACAACACTTCATGGAAAATAGCGCATAACTACTTCAACGTGGATCCTCTGGCAGGAGATCTCAACGTGTCAGGAATTGCTTTGAAATGGGATGATGCTATTTTTGGTCTTGCCTTGACACCTCCCAAAGAAAACGGTTTCAGCACCCTCTACTTCCATCCTCTGCTCAGTTACAACGAATTCTCTGTGAGCACAGAAATACTGCGTGATCCAGAATTAGCGAAGAACAGTTACCAAAACTTCACACTCTTGGGATCGAGAGGACCTAAAAGTCAGAGCACTGCCTCTTTCTTCCACTCGAAAACTAGCGTTCTCTTCTATGGTTTGATAAACTTGAACGCTATAGACTGTTGGAACACTACTGTGCCATACACTATGGAAAATCAAGGAAGGGTGTATCAGAACGATGTCACTATGGTTTTTCCTAACGATATCAAAGTAGACGCCAACGATAATCTATGGGTATTGTCCGATAGACTTCCAATCTTCATGTACCAGAAATTAGACGATCAAGATGTTAATTTCAGAATTCTGACAGCACCAGTATCTGAGGCAGTAGAAGGTACAGTTTGCGACACTCAACAGTCTGTTGTTATGGATAGATTCAAGCCTAGTGTGGCAGTCAGTACTAATGTTGAGAGCGCAACACAGAAAGATAGTGCTCCTGGAGCTTCAACAACAATATATTCTTCACTTACGTTATTATTTATATCTctcatttttttggtgaaagtTTAG
- the LOC123682567 gene encoding uncharacterized protein LOC123682567: protein MEELPKVNSVRAIIDLFEENCRSETAIRLNKSMSKSFSGLSFSERKLKSNTTNDSNLFYNLEQRLLAISFKLKDYRVYAKDRHIGIQEELVEIMTILLNTDIKNSCKKRELVYDIRACFKELNDKLPGSFGLLRQGFGDSTYQPFNWRRPNSIGGAILNSKEPIKTTDSQIVYGSSSAKIPTSPRGGIPLRTQSFVERYYPSEFDGADKQAKSFESNDALLSPSSFRRSPDFVIGGAVGTRRPVNTIGLASVIARSNDQVHLRAFQRSASEVASGEIQETPTTIGSSENSKRLSYGGQLRERRRPVSLGGAAMTFNTHEDIISSLKFPHQKPLTPTKDSEQHEDHNEKEFQNNEVEIKDSSEDDNLQSVDLLKKFFELKSVEKIQQQKSFNAKENQREDFQEYVQSIEKSVQANEESVDDSNNDTIVTIDITEDGEKRIVISRSNSSQVDDSEALNTPMLRQEEVDEVVITSKRHDSCSSQQSIYLDPVD from the exons ATGGAAGAGCTACCAAAAGTCAACAGCGTTCGTGCCATAATAGATCTCTTCGAGGAGAACTGCAGAAGTGAGACTGCCATACGTTTGAATAAATCCATGTCTAAATCCTTCTCAGGACTGTCGTTCTCAGAAAGGAAATTGAAATCGAATACCACCAACGATTCTAATCTATTCTATAACCTGGAGCAGAGATTGCTAGCCATTTCCTTTAAACTGAAGGATTACAGGGTCTACGCTAAAGATAGGCATATCGGCATTCAGGAAGAACTGGTTGAAATCATGACAATTCTTTTAAATACCGATATCAAGAACTCTTGTAAGAAGAGGGAACTCGTGTATGACATTAGAGCTTGTTTCAAAGAATTGAACGATAAGTTGCCTGGCTCTTTTGGCCTACTGCGACAAGGATTTGGTGATTCCACTTATCAGCCTTTCAATTGGAGAAGGCCCAATTCGATTGGAGGGGCAATTTTAAACTCTAAAGAGCCTATAAAAACCACCGACAGCCAAATAGTGTATGGAAGTTCCTCCGCCAAGATTCCTACATCCCCAAGAGGAGGAATTCCTCTAAGAACTCAATCGTTTGTTGAACGTTATTATCCCTCCGAATTCGATGGAGCAGACAAGCAAGCGAAATCTTTCGAAAGCAACGATGCTTTATTATCTCCTAGTTCATTCAGAAGGTCTCCAGATTTCGTTATAGGAGGAGCAGTAGGAACCAGACGCCCAGTCAATACTATAGGTCTGGCTTCGGTGATAGCGAGATCAAATGATCAAGTTCATCTTAGAGCATTCCAAAGAAGTGCATCGGAAGTAGCATCTGGTGAAATCCAAGAAACTCCCACGACCATTGGTTCGAGTGAAAATTCCAAACGCTTGTCTTATGGTGGTCAACTTCGAGAACGTAGAAGACCTGTCTCCCTTGGTGGAGCTGCTATGACTTTCAACACACATGAGGATATCAtttcttcattgaaatttcctcatcaaAAACCATTAACTCCAACGAAGGATTCAGAGCAACATGAAGACCATAACGAAAAAGAATTCCAAAATAATGAAGTAGAAATAAAAGACAGCTCAGAAGATGACAATTTACAAAGTGTCGACctattgaagaaatttttcgAGTTGAAATCGGTCGAGAAGatacaacaacaaaaatcaTTCAACGCTAAAGAGAACCAAAGAGAGGATTTTCAAGAATACGTTCAATCTATAGAAAAATCAGTTCAAGCcaatgaagaaagtgttgacgATTCCAACAACGACACCATTGTTACAATCGATATTACAGAAGATGGGGAAAAAAGAATTGTAATCTCCAGATCTAATTCGAGTCAAGTAGACGATTCAGAGGCATTGAACACTCCAATGTTACGCCAGGAAGAAGTTGATGAAGTAGTCATAACCAGCAAACGTCATGATTCCTGTAGTTCacaacaatcgatttatttgGACCCGGTTGATT ag